From a region of the Agromyces ramosus genome:
- a CDS encoding fumarylacetoacetate hydrolase family protein, whose product MRFARLGAAGAEIPVVIDAGRTLDLRPVTADIDGAFLADGGVERARAAVAASSLPELPDAASLRVGSPIARPSAVYCIGMNYAAHAAESGSEPPTQLVMFMKSPNTVVGPFDDVTIPRGSAKTDWEVELGIVIGARASYLDSAADASAHIAGYVTVNDLSERDWQLATSGGQWSKGKSAPGFCPTGPWLVTGDDVDADDVRLRSFVNGEPRQDSRTSDLIFGIDTIVWQLSQVLALEPGDLVLTGTPEGVALSGRFPYLAPGDVVELEIDGLGRQRQSYVSA is encoded by the coding sequence ATGAGATTCGCCCGCCTCGGCGCAGCCGGCGCCGAGATCCCCGTCGTCATCGATGCGGGGCGCACGCTCGACCTGCGCCCCGTCACCGCCGACATCGATGGCGCATTCCTCGCCGACGGCGGCGTGGAGCGAGCACGGGCCGCCGTCGCCGCGAGCAGCCTCCCCGAGCTTCCGGATGCCGCGTCGCTTCGCGTTGGATCCCCCATCGCGCGCCCGTCTGCCGTGTACTGCATCGGCATGAACTACGCGGCCCACGCCGCCGAGTCCGGGTCTGAGCCACCCACCCAGCTCGTCATGTTCATGAAGTCGCCGAATACGGTCGTCGGTCCGTTCGACGACGTCACGATCCCCCGAGGCAGTGCGAAGACCGACTGGGAGGTGGAGCTCGGCATCGTCATCGGCGCTCGGGCGAGCTACCTCGACTCCGCCGCGGACGCGAGTGCCCACATCGCCGGATACGTCACGGTCAACGACCTCTCCGAGCGCGACTGGCAGCTCGCGACCTCGGGCGGCCAGTGGAGCAAGGGCAAGAGCGCGCCCGGCTTCTGCCCGACCGGCCCGTGGCTCGTCACCGGCGACGACGTGGACGCCGACGACGTGCGCCTGCGGAGCTTCGTCAATGGAGAACCCCGTCAGGACTCGCGCACGAGCGACCTCATCTTCGGCATCGACACGATCGTCTGGCAGCTGAGCCAGGTGCTCGCGCTCGAGCCGGGCGATCTCGTGCTCACGGGCACGCCGGAGGGCGTGGCGCTCTCGGGTCGCTTCCCGTACCTCGCCCCTGGCGACGTCGTCGAGCTCGAGATCGACGGACTCGGGCGCCAGCGCCAGAGCTACGTTTCGGCCTGA